TGAGGTTCCGCACATCTTCGTGTGTAAGGAACAATCGTCTTTTCCCATCCTGCCTGTAGGGATATTTACTGATGCCGATGACCTTGTCCTGAAGAGGTTTCGCCATATACTCCCCGCCCACATTGCACTCTTGGATGAACTTCTGGTCTTTTCTGATCTGGCGGAGTTTCGCGTTGTATTCACGTTCCAGCTGTTTCGCCTCGCCGTTCTTGGAAGATTTCTGGTTCACCAATTTTTGGAGATAGTCGATCTTGGCATCCCTCTTAAGCACCTCGAAACGAGTATCGATGGTGTCGATACGGTCGAAAATGGTTTCCAGCTTGGTCCCCTTGTCCACCACGTGGGTTGGCGTTGCAACTTTTCCGCAATCGTGAAGCCATCCGGCAATGTAGAGTTCGTACCGCTCCTCCTCTGTCATGCTGAATTCCTTGTAGGGGCCGTACTTTGCTTCTTCAACGGCGTCGGCCAGCATCATGGTGAGAACAGGTACCCGGGTACAGTGACCACCTGTGTAGGGTGATTTCCTATCAATGGCCGTGGCAATGAGCTTAATGAACGCCTCAAAAAGTTCTTCCAGCTGTTCAATAAGCTGCTTGTTGGTGATAGCCACCGCCGCCTGGGAGCAAAGAGATTCCACCAATTTTTGTGCCTTTTCAGAAAAGGGGATCACTTTTCCTGTGTCCGGATCCTGGGCGTTTAAAAGCTGAATAACGCCGATTATCTCATCCAGATGATTCTTCAGAGGAACTGTGAGAAAAGAGGTTGACCGGTAGCCTGTTTTATCATCAAACATCTTGGTACCGGAAAAATCGAACCCTTTTGCTTTGTAGGCGTCGGGGATATTGATGGTCTTTCCCGTCAGACTGGCGTAGGCAGCTATCATGCTGTGGTTCGGCTTGCCGTCTTCCAAGTAGAGTTTTACGGGATAGAAAGG
The sequence above is drawn from the Candidatus Neomarinimicrobiota bacterium genome and encodes:
- a CDS encoding GAF domain-containing protein, with protein sequence MKSLATADRDAILKNAASGVRDYVSLLEEQIEQLSEIGLALSKEKDMPILLEMILEEAKRITNCDGRTLYMTADDERLKFEIVRTDSLNFHMGGTSGEEVPFYPVKLYLEDGKPNHSMIAAYASLTGKTINIPDAYKAKGFDFSGTKMFDDKTGYRSTSFLTVPLKNHLDEIIGVIQLLNAQDPDTGKVIPFSEKAQKLVESLCSQAAVAITNKQLIEQLEELFEAFIKLIATAIDRKSPYTGGHCTRVPVLTMMLADAVEEAKYGPYKEFSMTEEERYELYIAGWLHDCGKVATPTHVVDKGTKLETIFDRIDTIDTRFEVLKRDAKIDYLQKLVNQKSSKNGEAKQLEREYNAKLRQIRKDQKFIQECNVGGEYMAKPLQDKVIGISKYPYRQDGKRRLFLTHEDVRNLNIPKGTLLPEERQIINDHIVITIDMLNQLPYPKHLKNVPEFAGGHHEKLDGTGYPQGLTHDDMSTQAKIMAIADVYEALTAADRPYKDGKKISMAMRIMGFMRDDYHIDPDLFEIFVKEDVYRKYAKEHVKSNQIDEVMQDALLG